From Etheostoma cragini isolate CJK2018 chromosome 10, CSU_Ecrag_1.0, whole genome shotgun sequence, the proteins below share one genomic window:
- the dctn4 gene encoding dynactin subunit 4 isoform X2, translated as MASLLQPDRVVYLVRGEKRIRAPLSQLYFCRYCSELRSLECVSHEVDSHYCPSCLENMPSAEAKLKKNRCANCFDCPSCMHTLSTRATNIPAPLPDDPTKTAMKKAYYLACGFCRWTSRDVGMADKSVASGGWQEPENPHTQRINKLIEYYQQLAHREKQERDRKKLARRRQCMPLAFSEKYGLGTRLQRQRPGAPISSLSGLSLKEGEDQKEISIEPAQALDEVEPLPEDCYTRPISLPEVTTLRQRLLQPDFQPAVASQLHPRHKHLLMKRSLRCRKCEHNLSKPEFNPTSIKFKIQLVAVSYIPEVRIMSIPNLRNLKESQVLLTLTNPVENITHVTLAACEDEDPDDINSTAKVMVPSKELVLAGKDAAAEYDELAEPQDFQDDPDVVAFRKSNKIGFFIKVIPQKEEDADVTVSFKIRHDFRNLAAPVRQSEEGAETPAEAVWLTHHVELRLGPLAP; from the exons ATGGCGTCCCTTCTGCAGCCAGATAGAGTTGTCTATCTGGTTCGTGGAGAAAAAAGGATTAGAGCCCCTTTATCTCAACTTTATTTCTGTCGCTACTGTAGTGAGCTACGGTCTCTGGAATGTGTGTCTCACGAG GTGGACTCCCACTATTGTCCAAGCTGTCTGGAGAACATGCCATCTGCAGAGGCTAAGCTTAAAAAGAACAG GTGTGCAAACTGTTTTGACTGCCCAAGTTGCATGCACACGCTGTCTACGCGAGCCACAAACATCCCAGCTCCTCTGCCTGATGATCCTACCAAGACGGCCATGAAAAAGGCCTACTACCTGGCCTGTGGCTTCTGTCGCTGGACCTCCAGGGACGTGGGAATGGCTGACAAATCAGTTG CCAGTGGTGGATGGCAGGAGCCAGAGAACCCTCATACTCAACGG ATCAACAAACTGATCGAGTATTACCAGCAGCTGGCCCACAGAGAGAAgcaggagagagacaggaagaagcTGGCCAGGAGACGACAGTGCATGCCTCTGGCGTTCTCG GAAAAATATGGCCTTGGAACCAGACTGCAGAGGCAGAGGCCTGGAGCTCCCATATCAAGCCTGTCTGGCCTTTC CCTTAAAGAGGGCGAGGACCAGAAGGAGATCTCCATCGAACCTGCCCAGGCCCTTGATGAAGTGGAACCCCTGCCTGAAGACTGTTATACCAGGCCCATCAGCCTACCGGAGG TGACTACGCTGCGCCAGCGGCTTCTGCAGCCAGACTTCCAGCCAGCAGTGGCGTCTCAGCTCCACCCCAGACACAAACACCTCCTGATGAAGCGCTCTCTGCGCTGCAGG AAATGTGAGCACAACTTGAGCAAGCCAGAGTTTAATCCTACTTCAATCAAGTTTAAAATCCAGCTGGTGGCTGT GAGCTACATCCCTGAAGTGAGAATAATGTCCATTCCAAATCTCCGGAACCTgaag GAGAGCCAAGTGCTGCTGACCCTGACCAACCCCGTGGAGAACATCACCCACGTCACATTGGCTGCCTGTGAGGACGAAGATCCTGATGATATCAATAGCACTGCGAAG GTTATGGTACCCAGCAAAGAACTGGTCTTGGCAGGAAAGGATGCTGCTGCTGAGTACGATGAACTGGCTGAACCTCAGGACTTCCAGGATGACCCTGA TGTTGTTGCCTTCAGGAAATCCAACAAGATTGGTTTCTTTATCAAAGTGATCCCTCAGAAAGAAGAGGATGCGGACGTCACCGTTTCATTTAAGATCCGACACGACTTCCGCAACCTCGCAGCTCCCGTCAGGCAGAGCGAGGAGGGAGCCGAAACCCCCGCCGAGGCCGTTTGGCTCACGCACCACGTAGAGCTGAGGCTGGGACCACTCGCTCCCTGA
- the dctn4 gene encoding dynactin subunit 4 isoform X1: MASLLQPDRVVYLVRGEKRIRAPLSQLYFCRYCSELRSLECVSHEVDSHYCPSCLENMPSAEAKLKKNRCANCFDCPSCMHTLSTRATNIPAPLPDDPTKTAMKKAYYLACGFCRWTSRDVGMADKSVASGGWQEPENPHTQRINKLIEYYQQLAHREKQERDRKKLARRRQCMPLAFSQHTIHVVEKYGLGTRLQRQRPGAPISSLSGLSLKEGEDQKEISIEPAQALDEVEPLPEDCYTRPISLPEVTTLRQRLLQPDFQPAVASQLHPRHKHLLMKRSLRCRKCEHNLSKPEFNPTSIKFKIQLVAVSYIPEVRIMSIPNLRNLKESQVLLTLTNPVENITHVTLAACEDEDPDDINSTAKVMVPSKELVLAGKDAAAEYDELAEPQDFQDDPDVVAFRKSNKIGFFIKVIPQKEEDADVTVSFKIRHDFRNLAAPVRQSEEGAETPAEAVWLTHHVELRLGPLAP, encoded by the exons ATGGCGTCCCTTCTGCAGCCAGATAGAGTTGTCTATCTGGTTCGTGGAGAAAAAAGGATTAGAGCCCCTTTATCTCAACTTTATTTCTGTCGCTACTGTAGTGAGCTACGGTCTCTGGAATGTGTGTCTCACGAG GTGGACTCCCACTATTGTCCAAGCTGTCTGGAGAACATGCCATCTGCAGAGGCTAAGCTTAAAAAGAACAG GTGTGCAAACTGTTTTGACTGCCCAAGTTGCATGCACACGCTGTCTACGCGAGCCACAAACATCCCAGCTCCTCTGCCTGATGATCCTACCAAGACGGCCATGAAAAAGGCCTACTACCTGGCCTGTGGCTTCTGTCGCTGGACCTCCAGGGACGTGGGAATGGCTGACAAATCAGTTG CCAGTGGTGGATGGCAGGAGCCAGAGAACCCTCATACTCAACGG ATCAACAAACTGATCGAGTATTACCAGCAGCTGGCCCACAGAGAGAAgcaggagagagacaggaagaagcTGGCCAGGAGACGACAGTGCATGCCTCTGGCGTTCTCG CAACACACTATACATGTGGTG GAAAAATATGGCCTTGGAACCAGACTGCAGAGGCAGAGGCCTGGAGCTCCCATATCAAGCCTGTCTGGCCTTTC CCTTAAAGAGGGCGAGGACCAGAAGGAGATCTCCATCGAACCTGCCCAGGCCCTTGATGAAGTGGAACCCCTGCCTGAAGACTGTTATACCAGGCCCATCAGCCTACCGGAGG TGACTACGCTGCGCCAGCGGCTTCTGCAGCCAGACTTCCAGCCAGCAGTGGCGTCTCAGCTCCACCCCAGACACAAACACCTCCTGATGAAGCGCTCTCTGCGCTGCAGG AAATGTGAGCACAACTTGAGCAAGCCAGAGTTTAATCCTACTTCAATCAAGTTTAAAATCCAGCTGGTGGCTGT GAGCTACATCCCTGAAGTGAGAATAATGTCCATTCCAAATCTCCGGAACCTgaag GAGAGCCAAGTGCTGCTGACCCTGACCAACCCCGTGGAGAACATCACCCACGTCACATTGGCTGCCTGTGAGGACGAAGATCCTGATGATATCAATAGCACTGCGAAG GTTATGGTACCCAGCAAAGAACTGGTCTTGGCAGGAAAGGATGCTGCTGCTGAGTACGATGAACTGGCTGAACCTCAGGACTTCCAGGATGACCCTGA TGTTGTTGCCTTCAGGAAATCCAACAAGATTGGTTTCTTTATCAAAGTGATCCCTCAGAAAGAAGAGGATGCGGACGTCACCGTTTCATTTAAGATCCGACACGACTTCCGCAACCTCGCAGCTCCCGTCAGGCAGAGCGAGGAGGGAGCCGAAACCCCCGCCGAGGCCGTTTGGCTCACGCACCACGTAGAGCTGAGGCTGGGACCACTCGCTCCCTGA
- the gpx3 gene encoding glutathione peroxidase 3 isoform X1, with translation MMRHILPLLLLGLLRPCDAEAALKQRCEYTHDTIYKYQAKILDQSRTVNFSDYTGKSVLFINVATYUGYTFQYVELNALHEELKPLGLTILGFPCNQFGKQEPGTNQEILPGLKHVRPGNGFVPNFLLFEKGDVNGKDEQAVFTFLKNSCPPVGDILGNPSRMFWEPVKLSDIKWNFEKFLVGPDGKPVMRWHPSVNISEVQADIRKYLLQLYTQEVFN, from the exons ATGATGCGACACATCTTACCGCTGCTGTTGCTCGGTCTGCTGCGACCCTGCGACGCCGAAGCAGCATTGAAACAG CGGTGTGAATACACACATGACACCATTTACAAATACCAGGCAAAGATTCTAGACCAGAGTCGCACTGTGAACTTCAGTGACTACACGGGCAAGAGTGTCCTCTTCATCAACGTGGCCACATACTGAGGCTACACCTTCCAGTATGTGG AACTGAATGCACTACACGAGGAGCTGAAACCTCTTGGACTCACCATTCTTGGCTTCCCTTGCAACCAATTTGGGAAACAGGAACCAGGGACAAACCAGGAAATTCTGCCAGGTTTAAA GCATGTTAGACCGGGCAATGGATTTGTTCCCAACTTCCTGCTGTTCGAGAAGGGGGATGTAAATGGAAAAGACGAGCAAGCGGTTTTCACTTTCCTTAAG AACTCCTGCCCTCCAGTTGGAGACATCTTGGGTAACCCCAGCAGAATGTTCTGGGAGCCTGTGAAGCTCAGCGACATCAAGTGGAACTTTGAAAAGTTTCTGGTGGGACCAGACGGAAAGCCAGTAATGAGGTGGCATCCAAGTGTCAACATTTCTGAGGTCCAAGCTGACATTCGCAAATACCTGCTCCAACTATACACACAGGAGGTGTTTAATTAG
- the gpx3 gene encoding glutathione peroxidase 3 isoform X2, translated as MMRHILPLLLLGLLRPCDAEAALKQCEYTHDTIYKYQAKILDQSRTVNFSDYTGKSVLFINVATYUGYTFQYVELNALHEELKPLGLTILGFPCNQFGKQEPGTNQEILPGLKHVRPGNGFVPNFLLFEKGDVNGKDEQAVFTFLKNSCPPVGDILGNPSRMFWEPVKLSDIKWNFEKFLVGPDGKPVMRWHPSVNISEVQADIRKYLLQLYTQEVFN; from the exons ATGATGCGACACATCTTACCGCTGCTGTTGCTCGGTCTGCTGCGACCCTGCGACGCCGAAGCAGCATTGAAACAG TGTGAATACACACATGACACCATTTACAAATACCAGGCAAAGATTCTAGACCAGAGTCGCACTGTGAACTTCAGTGACTACACGGGCAAGAGTGTCCTCTTCATCAACGTGGCCACATACTGAGGCTACACCTTCCAGTATGTGG AACTGAATGCACTACACGAGGAGCTGAAACCTCTTGGACTCACCATTCTTGGCTTCCCTTGCAACCAATTTGGGAAACAGGAACCAGGGACAAACCAGGAAATTCTGCCAGGTTTAAA GCATGTTAGACCGGGCAATGGATTTGTTCCCAACTTCCTGCTGTTCGAGAAGGGGGATGTAAATGGAAAAGACGAGCAAGCGGTTTTCACTTTCCTTAAG AACTCCTGCCCTCCAGTTGGAGACATCTTGGGTAACCCCAGCAGAATGTTCTGGGAGCCTGTGAAGCTCAGCGACATCAAGTGGAACTTTGAAAAGTTTCTGGTGGGACCAGACGGAAAGCCAGTAATGAGGTGGCATCCAAGTGTCAACATTTCTGAGGTCCAAGCTGACATTCGCAAATACCTGCTCCAACTATACACACAGGAGGTGTTTAATTAG